TTTCAACGACTTTAGACTTCTCCTGAAAGGTCATCCTTATGGCCTTTTCAACGAGTGCTACATCGTAATCGATTAGACCAAACGAAATACCTATCGTTAAGGTATTTATAAATCGCACAACCTTGCTCAACTCACCTATACCAAATTGATTCGCGATCTGCTGAAGCAGATCCATGTACGGTACTCGGAAGGTCTGAATACCACGCTTCTCGGCATCTTCGAGCAGATCCTCTAAACGGTCGCCCAGCCCCTTCTCCTCCAGATGCCTTTTGAAGGCCGATCTGAATTCTATCGGCAAAGTCGGTATATTCAAGATCTGTACATCTAACTGATCCCTATCGACGATGATCCCACCGCCTAGGGTCACTTCCCCTATGTGACGAACGACGGTCTCCGCATCGAAGGCTGCGAGCAGATCTACATCATTAACATTGGCAAAAACTTCATCACTCGATACCCTTAAATGAAAGTAACTATGTAGACCTTTGATATTCGAATGGTATTCACGTTTCCCATAGACGTAAAAACCTCCATAGCTACACGCTCTACCGAAGATATTCGCAGCGGTGTCTACACCACTTCCCTGCGGCCCTCCAGCCATCCAATTGAAGTCTACCTTCATTACTTTTAACCACCAGTCGCTTTATCCATGCCTATACAACATTCACAATTGATAGTTTCACCGCAGTATGGACAGACACACCTACAATCATCTATAACTCTACCGCACTTTTCACATAATACATACTCTTCGGAACTGGAACTCATTTAAAACTCTCCTTTCATTATATTTTTTTCTTCTAATAGTTAAATTTACCGATCGAGGATAAGTATGGTCATGTTGGCTAAACATGAAGTAAGAGATGATCGATTTGATGATTCAATTAAAATACCAACAACATACAACATAAAACTTTAAAACTTTCCTCTTTGGTGCCAGATTTTTATTAGAAAAATTTTAAAATTCGATGCTGGATGGAAACGATCAAGTGAGATAAATGAATAGAAAATCGTAGCGAACGATCGGTTCTTTTTGCTTGAGTTGCTATCTTCGGAATCTCTATGAGAATTTATATTAAATCTTTGAAGATTTATGATTGGGTTTTTTCGACGATTTCGATCCTTCGCTTATCCTTTCCAACCCACTTTACATTGATCAAACCGATTATTTCTAAATGCAAAAGCGCCTTGTTCAGCTCTCTCATCTGGATATTGCCACCATTCTTATTGATTTCATTCAATAAATCTTGATCAGTAATGACTTTTCGTTGTTTTAAAGTCTCATACACCAATACTTTTAAAGGGTACTTTAACACCAATTCCATTACCTTTTTATCCGAAGAATGGCTGAGCTTTGTGAATCGTCTTCATCCTCTCACATAGTGAAGCATACCATCTTTCTACCTCTGGGCTGATCGAAGGATTGATCTTTTCGAGCGCCCTTTCAAAGTCTTCTTTACGTACTTTATCGCTACCTTTCTTCATAGCGATTATAGCCGCCTCTCTACACAAGGATTCCAAATCGGCCCCAGAGTACCCTTTCGTTGATGAAGCTATTTCCTCCAATGAAACATCATGAGATAATGGCATTTCACGGGTAAGAACTTTAAGAATCTCGAGTCTACCTTTCATATCTGGTGGAGGGACATAGACCAAAAGGTCGAGCCTCCCTGGCCTTAAGAGTGAAGGATCGATCAGATCCGGTCTATTGGTAGCACCTATCACAAAGACCCCGCTTATATATATGCTATCGATCTCCGTTAACAACTGGCTGAGTACTCTATCTTCTACATTAGAGTCTTCTAACGTACCTCCCCTGATCCTTGCTAAAGAGTCGATTTCGTCCAAAAAGATGATGCAAGGGGCTGATGCTCGAGCCTTTCGAAAGATCTCTCTAACCACCTTCTCCGATTCTCCTACCCATTTCGACATAACCTCTGGCCCTTTAACGGTGATAAAGTTAGCACCACTCTCCATCGCTATAGCTCGTGCTAGAAGGGTCTTTCCACAACCCGGAGGGCCATACAGAAGAATCCCCCTTGGAGGTTTAACGCCCATCCTTCGAAATCTTTCAGGATCCTTTATCGACCAGATTATATTCTCTTCCAGAATCTGCTTCACAGAATCCAATCCACCAATATCACTCCACTTCACCTTTGGAATTTCTACATAGACCTCTCTCATAGCTGTCGGAACGATCTCTTTACAAGCTTCACGAAAGTCTCTTTGGGTCACAACGATCTTTTCCAAAATTTCTGGTGGTATTCTTTCACTCTTAAGATCGAATTCGGGCAAGTACCTCTCTAAAGCTTTTAGAGCAGCTTCACGACATAATGCCTTTAGATCAGCACCCGTATAACCATGTAACTCTTTAGCCAATTCTTTCAAATTAACATCGTCTGCCAGAGGCATCCCTCTTGTATGGATCTGTAAAATTTCTAACCTATCTTCCATGTTTGGTACACCGATCTCAACCTCTCGATCGAATCTACCGGGCCTTCGAAGGGCAGGGTCTATACTTTCAGGCCTATTCGTCGCTCCAATGACGATCACACCACTTCTTTCTGAAAGCCCATCCATCAAAGCCAAGAGTTGGGCTACAACCCTCTTCTCTACATCGCCGAGCACCTCCTCTCTCTTTGGAGCTATGGCATCGATTTCATCTATGAAGATGATGCTCGGTGCATTCTCTTTCGCCTCTTGGAAGATCTTTCTAAGTTTCGCCTCACTCTCTCCATAGTACTTACTCATAATCTCAGGTCCACTGATCGAAATGAAATGGGCTTCAGATTCGTTAGCAAGGGCTTTTGCGATCAATGTCTTTCCACAACCCGGTGGACCGTAGAGTAAAACGCCGTTGGGAGGATCTATACCGAGCCTCTGAAAGATCTCTGGATGGCGAAGTGGTAGTTCAACGATCTCCCTCAACCTTCTAACTTCTTCTTTTAATCCACCGATCTCTTCGTACGTCACTCTGGGCCTTATTGCAGCTTCGGTAACAGGCTCATTTAGAATACTTATTCGTGTAGAATGTCCGATCTTCGCAGAAGGTTTCGGATTAACCTTCACTACCTGTAACACGATAGGGTTACCTAAAATAGGTATGGATAGCTCATCACCTTCGGTGACACAGTATCCCTTCAACCTATTCTTCACAAATTCTAAAAAGTCTTCATCTACACTTAACTTGTTATCGACAGGTGCAAAGGTAACACTCCTTGCCATCTTTATACTTGCCCGTTTAACGGTAACGTATTCGTTCAAAGAGACGCCGGCATTTTTTCTTGTCTGACCATCGATCCTGATGATTCCGTAAGAACGATCTTCAGGATCAAAGGGCCATGCAGTTACGACTGTGAACCTTTTTCCGATAAGTTGCACAGCATCACCCACATTTACTCCTAATATAGTAAGAGTATCGGGATCCATTCGTGCCCTTGCTTTTCCTACGTCCCTCTGCTTGGCTTCAGCCACCTTTAACTGCACCGCTGTGACACTAGTTTTGGCCATTCGGGTCGCCTACCGTCCATTTATGTTATATCTTAAGACTTAAGACTTACTTTATATGAACTCCAATTAAAGATTTATTTTGATGGAGATCTTTATATGAGGTTAATAGTACCTACTAACACTCACGGTCTGTACTTCACTAACGTACTTGGAGGATTTGATCGCTTCTTCTAGCGCATCCATAACTCCATCCCTCTCCTCCACTTTCACATCGATGATCAAAGCCGATAGACCAAACGCTATAGGTTCCTCACGTTTAGATACGATCTCCATACCTTTAGGAAGGTGGTTGCGAATGGACTCTGCCATTTCATTTAAATCTATTCCTACATCCACGGGGAATACCTTCATTCTTACAATAAGGGACCTCAAATACAAACCCCCATTATGGCCCTTCAAAACCACAATTCATGCACTTATATGGTCTAGCGAATAAGCGGCACTTTTCACAACGCCAGATCAAGACTTTGCCACAGTCTGGGCAATAGAACTTTACCACGCGCTCCTTCGGCATAGTAGGTCGGTTACAAGAAGTACATATCGGTAGTTGTAATCGATCTTTAGACAATACTGATCAACACATCTCTTTCTTCCATCACAATATATACTTTTTGGAGTTATTTGATCTTAGGCTGTATACTGTATAAGATAAGTCTTCTTCATGGTTTATGGTATCTAACTATTTGATCCTATGCTTCACCAATACAACTCTTTAATAATGAAATTATATCCTTCAACCCTCTCATACCGATTGTACTCAGGATCTTTAAAACCCTCTCCATACCTAAAGCCCGTACTAAAGTCGATGAGTGATAATCGAATTCGCTCTTTAAAACGATCTCATTTATGATCGATTGATCCAAAATCTTAAAGATCTGATCTATCTGATCGTTGGAAAGGCTCTCAAAGATCCTTCTCATTAGTAACATCACCTTAAATTCTCTTCCAAACATCTTAAACCATTCCTGCTCATACATCTTTAAACGAGTAGTATCATCCTTATCGAGGGCCTCTATCAAAGCACGACCGGCGAGGATTCCGCCCATTCCACCCGTGTAAATTCCTCCAGCCGTAGTCGGTTTGGTCTGGCCCGCTGCATCACCGACTCTCACAACTCTGTTAAATACAAAATGGTTCGATGGGCCAGATACGATGAGGGTCGATCCGACCTTTCCTAAGATTGCACATTTTCTATTCTTTAAGAATGATTCTATCGATTTGAATGGATCAATCCCTATACCAGCGGTCCCAACCTTCGCCAGGTGGTCATCGTAAGGTACAATCCACGTAAAGAATCCAGGCGATAACCTCTGATCGAAGAATATTTCGACGGTATCCCTTTGAAACGATCGGCTATAAACCTCGAATCGGGCTGCGTTCAATAGACCTTTATCTTTAGGATTAGGAGGATGACCTCTTGCATCTACCAAAAGCCGACCCGTATAATTTTCACCATTCGCCTTTACTTGTATCAAATTCTCCAATTCATTAAAGTGTGAGACCCTCGTCTTTAGTAAAATTTCTGCACCAAAGCTCACAGCTCTGTACGCGAGCTCTTTATCCAATTCACTACGATCCAAGACAACGATTCTTTGCTTTCGTGCATCTATCTCTAAACTTAAACCACTTGGAGCATGTAAAATGGCCCGCTCGATCCTATTTTGAACGATCCTCGCTTTTGGAAGGATTCCGAGCTGTGATAACGCTTTCATACTCACTAAACCGGCACACTTCTCAGGAAGGCCTATTTCTACATCCTCTTCCAAGACTTTTACTTTAAAGCCCCTCTTTGCCACTTCCTTGGCCGTTATAAGGCCTGTAAGCCCGCCACCCATTACCAATACGTCACAATCGGCACTCATCTTAATTCCCTTTGGATCATGGTCTTTTTAACTATAGCGATATAGCGATTACACCCTACCTTCAGTAAATTAAAATATATGTAGATCGCTATAGTGTGCGGAATGGATTCATCTACAATTAAGAGACCGATCGCTGGTTTTGTACTTTCATTAATATCGGGCATATTTATCCTCATAAATGCTATTCTCTTTACGATCTTTACAGGTTTTATTCACACATTCATCTTAACTTGCAGTATAATACGGTATGGAGTGTGTGAGATACCGTTCAATCCGCCCTTAACGTTCATTTCACTATTGGCCATCTTAGGGTTGGTATGTGGTATGATTATCCTCTTGGCTTCTTACTTGACTTATAG
The sequence above is drawn from the Nitrososphaerales archaeon genome and encodes:
- a CDS encoding CDC48 family AAA ATPase, producing MAKTSVTAVQLKVAEAKQRDVGKARARMDPDTLTILGVNVGDAVQLIGKRFTVVTAWPFDPEDRSYGIIRIDGQTRKNAGVSLNEYVTVKRASIKMARSVTFAPVDNKLSVDEDFLEFVKNRLKGYCVTEGDELSIPILGNPIVLQVVKVNPKPSAKIGHSTRISILNEPVTEAAIRPRVTYEEIGGLKEEVRRLREIVELPLRHPEIFQRLGIDPPNGVLLYGPPGCGKTLIAKALANESEAHFISISGPEIMSKYYGESEAKLRKIFQEAKENAPSIIFIDEIDAIAPKREEVLGDVEKRVVAQLLALMDGLSERSGVIVIGATNRPESIDPALRRPGRFDREVEIGVPNMEDRLEILQIHTRGMPLADDVNLKELAKELHGYTGADLKALCREAALKALERYLPEFDLKSERIPPEILEKIVVTQRDFREACKEIVPTAMREVYVEIPKVKWSDIGGLDSVKQILEENIIWSIKDPERFRRMGVKPPRGILLYGPPGCGKTLLARAIAMESGANFITVKGPEVMSKWVGESEKVVREIFRKARASAPCIIFLDEIDSLARIRGGTLEDSNVEDRVLSQLLTEIDSIYISGVFVIGATNRPDLIDPSLLRPGRLDLLVYVPPPDMKGRLEILKVLTREMPLSHDVSLEEIASSTKGYSGADLESLCREAAIIAMKKGSDKVRKEDFERALEKINPSISPEVERWYASLCERMKTIHKAQPFFG
- a CDS encoding elongation factor 1-beta, with protein sequence MRSLIVRMKVFPVDVGIDLNEMAESIRNHLPKGMEIVSKREEPIAFGLSALIIDVKVEERDGVMDALEEAIKSSKYVSEVQTVSVSRYY
- a CDS encoding zinc finger domain-containing protein, producing the protein MSKDRLQLPICTSCNRPTMPKERVVKFYCPDCGKVLIWRCEKCRLFARPYKCMNCGFEGP
- a CDS encoding NAD(P)/FAD-dependent oxidoreductase — protein: MSADCDVLVMGGGLTGLITAKEVAKRGFKVKVLEEDVEIGLPEKCAGLVSMKALSQLGILPKARIVQNRIERAILHAPSGLSLEIDARKQRIVVLDRSELDKELAYRAVSFGAEILLKTRVSHFNELENLIQVKANGENYTGRLLVDARGHPPNPKDKGLLNAARFEVYSRSFQRDTVEIFFDQRLSPGFFTWIVPYDDHLAKVGTAGIGIDPFKSIESFLKNRKCAILGKVGSTLIVSGPSNHFVFNRVVRVGDAAGQTKPTTAGGIYTGGMGGILAGRALIEALDKDDTTRLKMYEQEWFKMFGREFKVMLLMRRIFESLSNDQIDQIFKILDQSIINEIVLKSEFDYHSSTLVRALGMERVLKILSTIGMRGLKDIISLLKSCIGEA